In the Pseudomonas orientalis genome, one interval contains:
- a CDS encoding transporter substrate-binding domain-containing protein encodes MKALLALCVLASVATTALADPDSSRLDEVIQRGTLTVCTTGDYMPYTSLRADGRYQGIDIAMAESLAKSLNATITWVPTTWKTLMPDFLAQRCDIAVGGISVSLERQKTAFFSQPLGVDGKIPLVRCADVQRYQSVEQINQPQVRVIEPAGGTNEVFARTHLGQAQIRLHDNVSIFDELLAGKADVMITDASEARYQQKQKPGLCAVNPERQMQYSQKAFLLPRDDVAWKSYVDQWLHLSVATGVYDGIVSQWLATP; translated from the coding sequence ATGAAAGCTCTTCTGGCCCTGTGTGTACTGGCGAGCGTGGCAACCACCGCCCTGGCCGATCCCGATTCGTCGCGTCTGGACGAGGTTATTCAGCGCGGCACGCTGACGGTGTGCACCACCGGTGACTACATGCCTTACACCTCGCTGCGTGCCGATGGCCGCTACCAGGGCATAGATATCGCCATGGCCGAGTCCCTGGCCAAGAGCCTCAACGCGACGATCACCTGGGTGCCCACCACCTGGAAAACCCTGATGCCGGACTTTCTGGCCCAACGCTGCGACATCGCCGTAGGCGGCATCTCGGTGTCACTGGAGCGCCAGAAAACAGCCTTCTTCAGCCAGCCGCTGGGTGTCGACGGCAAGATCCCGCTGGTGCGCTGCGCCGACGTGCAGCGCTACCAGAGCGTCGAGCAGATCAACCAGCCCCAGGTGCGGGTGATCGAACCGGCGGGCGGCACCAATGAAGTGTTTGCGCGCACCCATCTGGGCCAGGCGCAGATACGCCTGCATGACAACGTGAGCATTTTTGACGAACTGCTGGCGGGCAAGGCCGACGTGATGATCACCGATGCCAGCGAAGCGCGTTACCAGCAAAAGCAAAAACCGGGACTGTGTGCGGTCAACCCCGAGCGGCAGATGCAGTACAGCCAGAAAGCCTTCCTGCTGCCGCGCGATGATGTGGCCTGGAAAAGCTATGTCGACCAGTGGTTGCACTTGAGCGTGGCGACCGGCGTGTATGACGGCATAGTCAGTCAGTGGCTGGCGACGCCTTGA
- a CDS encoding class I SAM-dependent methyltransferase: MSSQPPSSIETEFTERYDREHARVCGDTCPPGLLQRLAAWRDARLVRHALKVAGEPGLILDLACGSGRFWPVLAEHVNRVILASDHSPQMLDHARTHHPAALLKRIKTFPGSAFSIGLSANAVDCIFCLELFRHAPDTEVRLALLREFHRVSRDTVIVSVDARTPVEDEFRQAGFKVLNHREFLPGSKLWCVYVLRKKG; the protein is encoded by the coding sequence ATGTCGTCACAACCTCCATCCTCGATCGAGACCGAATTCACCGAGCGCTATGACCGTGAGCATGCCAGGGTCTGTGGTGACACCTGTCCGCCTGGGCTGTTGCAGCGTCTGGCTGCGTGGCGCGATGCTCGGTTGGTGCGCCATGCATTGAAGGTCGCCGGAGAGCCCGGATTGATCCTCGACCTGGCCTGCGGCTCCGGGCGGTTCTGGCCGGTGCTTGCAGAGCACGTCAATCGGGTGATCCTGGCGTCGGACCATTCCCCACAGATGCTCGACCATGCCCGCACCCATCACCCGGCGGCGTTGCTCAAACGCATCAAGACATTCCCCGGCTCGGCGTTTTCCATTGGCCTGTCAGCGAATGCGGTGGATTGCATCTTCTGCCTTGAGTTGTTTCGCCATGCGCCCGATACCGAGGTGCGCCTGGCCTTGCTGCGCGAATTCCACCGAGTCAGCCGCGACACCGTGATTGTGTCCGTGGACGCGCGTACACCGGTTGAGGATGAGTTTCGCCAGGCCGGTTTCAAGGTCTTGAATCACCGGGAGTTCCTGCCCGGCTCCAAACTCTGGTGTGTCTACGTCCTGCGTAAGAAGGGATAA
- the rnd gene encoding ribonuclease D — MAIDIHWICDNDSLGQHCAQWQQLPFVALDTEFMRVDTFYPIAGLIQIGDGVRAYLIDPLTIDNWQPLADLLENPGVIKVVHACSEDLEVLLRLTGSLPVPLFDTQLAAAYLNLGFSMGYSRLVQAVLDIDLPKGETRSDWLQRPLSDTQVSYAAEDAVHLAEVYIRLRPQLSDDKYAWVLEDGAELVANLRREVDPYEVYRDAKLAWKLSRAQLAVLRELCAWREQQARARDLPRNRIVREHSLWPLAKSQPDNLAALGKIEDMHPRTVRQDGQFLLDLIKRAGSVPMDQWPPAVPEPLPVDAAALIKQLRALGQTFAERLDMAPELMLRKKTLEALVKSGYPDGPYQLPDSLRGWRRELMGQALLDSLASAGEQP; from the coding sequence GTGGCCATCGATATTCACTGGATCTGCGACAACGATAGCCTCGGCCAGCATTGCGCCCAATGGCAGCAGTTGCCATTCGTCGCCCTCGACACCGAATTCATGCGGGTCGACACCTTCTACCCCATCGCCGGGCTGATCCAGATCGGTGATGGCGTGCGCGCGTACCTGATCGATCCCCTGACCATCGACAACTGGCAACCCCTGGCCGATTTGCTGGAAAATCCGGGCGTGATCAAGGTGGTGCATGCCTGCAGCGAAGACCTGGAAGTGCTGTTACGCCTGACCGGCAGCCTGCCGGTGCCGTTGTTCGACACCCAGTTGGCTGCGGCCTACCTGAACCTCGGGTTCTCCATGGGGTACTCGCGGCTGGTGCAAGCGGTGCTGGACATCGATCTGCCCAAGGGCGAGACGCGCTCGGACTGGCTGCAGCGGCCCCTGTCCGACACCCAGGTGAGCTATGCCGCCGAAGACGCCGTACACCTGGCCGAAGTCTACATCCGCCTGCGCCCGCAATTGAGCGATGACAAATACGCCTGGGTCCTGGAAGACGGTGCCGAACTGGTGGCCAACCTGCGCCGCGAAGTCGACCCGTACGAGGTGTACCGCGACGCCAAGCTGGCCTGGAAACTGTCCCGCGCCCAGCTCGCCGTATTGCGTGAACTGTGCGCCTGGCGCGAGCAGCAGGCCCGCGCCCGTGACCTGCCGCGCAACCGCATCGTGCGTGAGCACTCGTTATGGCCCCTGGCCAAATCCCAGCCGGATAACCTCGCCGCCCTGGGCAAGATCGAAGACATGCACCCGCGCACCGTGCGTCAGGACGGCCAGTTCCTGCTCGACCTGATCAAGCGTGCGGGCAGCGTACCGATGGACCAATGGCCGCCTGCCGTGCCTGAACCGCTGCCGGTCGATGCCGCCGCGCTGATCAAGCAACTGCGCGCCCTGGGCCAGACGTTCGCCGAGCGCCTGGACATGGCGCCAGAACTGATGCTGCGCAAGAAAACCCTCGAAGCCCTGGTTAAAAGTGGCTACCCCGATGGGCCCTACCAATTACCCGATTCGCTGCGTGGCTGGCGCCGCGAATTGATGGGCCAGGCGCTGCTCGACAGCCTGGCCAGTGCCGGAGAACAGCCTTGA
- a CDS encoding YcgL domain-containing protein: MKRICSIYRSLKKDGMYLYVLKSDALERVPEPLMAAFGKPHHAFDMVLTPERKLSREDIAVVLENLDKQGYHLQMPPAEDEYIEHLPEELLRRNDPM, translated from the coding sequence TTGAAACGTATTTGCTCGATTTATCGCAGCTTGAAAAAAGACGGCATGTACCTCTATGTCCTCAAGAGCGACGCCCTGGAACGGGTGCCGGAGCCGTTGATGGCTGCCTTCGGCAAACCCCATCACGCCTTCGACATGGTGCTGACCCCCGAGCGCAAACTGTCACGCGAGGACATCGCCGTGGTGCTGGAAAACCTCGACAAGCAGGGCTATCACCTGCAAATGCCGCCCGCCGAGGACGAATACATCGAGCACCTGCCTGAAGAGTTGCTGCGCCGCAACGACCCGATGTGA